From one Carassius auratus strain Wakin unplaced genomic scaffold, ASM336829v1 scaf_tig00014789, whole genome shotgun sequence genomic stretch:
- the LOC113074469 gene encoding natural killer cell receptor 2B4-like, producing the protein MHSDAAFICLWILITNGVFDVKTDEVKSSVQVPVTEGDSVSLNTDVKIQRDDMIRWTFGPQNTRIAEIIKRDQINFIFVSNDEIFRDKLQMDNQTGSLTIRNIRSEHSGLYELTVISGKTSLKSFSVTVYASLPIPVITRDTSNCSSSSSPSSSSSKRSSVSRCSLLCSVVNVSAVTLSWYKGNSLLSSISVSDLSISLSLPLEVEYQENNTYSCVINNPITNQTQHNINITQLCQPCEDLLKN; encoded by the exons ATGCATTCAGATGCTGCTTTCATCTGTTTATGGATTCTTATCACAAATG GTGTGTTTGATGTTAAAACAGATGAAGTGAAGTCCAGTGTCCAAGTACCAGTGACTGAAGGAGATTCTGTCTCTCTAAACACTGATGTTAAAATACAGAGAGATGATATGATACGGTGGACGTTTGGACCTCAAAACACTCGAATAGCTGAAATCATTAAAAGAGACCAAATAAACTTTATATTTGTCAGTAATGATGAGATATTCAGAGACAAACTCCAgatggacaatcaaactggatctctgaccatcagaaacatcagatctgaacactctggactttatgagCTGACTGTCATCAGTGGAAAAACCTCACTGAAGAGCTTCAGTGTTACTGTGTACG CTTCTCTTCCCATTCCTGTCATCACCAGAGACACTTCAAACTGTTCTtcgtcatcatcaccatcatcatcatcatctaaacGTTCATCAGTGTCCAGgtgttcactgttgtgttcagttgtgaatgtgagtgctgtgactctctcctggtacaaaggaaacagtttattgtccagcatcagtgtgtctgatctcagcatcagtctctctctacctctggaggtggaatatcaggagaacaacacctacagctgtgtgatcaacaatcccatcacaaaccagactcaacacaacatcaacatcactcaactctgtcagccATGTGAAG ACCttctgaaaaactga